In Dioscorea cayenensis subsp. rotundata cultivar TDr96_F1 chromosome 9, TDr96_F1_v2_PseudoChromosome.rev07_lg8_w22 25.fasta, whole genome shotgun sequence, a genomic segment contains:
- the LOC120268621 gene encoding putative disease resistance protein RGA3, which yields MLLRSQQNLGCDSNHLPPDRMAGLFSNAFEMITELLALHALQYLQPIWKGVDEQLRELHRTLVFIQPTVEDAEERQLTDKAVRGWLLELKDAASDAEDILDEAKTHELLIQRKEELSGHPRSEVREFFRLDHNTLLFKLQLGDKLRNVNERIISLIKEMNEFNLRVVQNNSISWRNRPQTHSFVRESRAIGRDEDKDKLVQMLIRDTSYDIAVVSIVSMGGMGKTTLAQLVYGDERIKKQFKLRIWVCRVLQQRLRKELGQKRYLLVLDDVWNEDFQKWDALRNMLLDGGEGSRILVTTRNEKCSRVMGVQKPYFLSRLSEESSWNLFEQKAFSVGVPKPPKLLEIGQEIVKKCQGLPLAIEVMGCIMHCKSEESEWQAVLENIETWKLQNTQNEIIRELWLSYVDLPTHLKKCFAFCSIFPKDHNLEEEKLIQFWMAHGYIPSQKGNDVEVEGRELFTELIRRSLLQYQHTSHAETIGRVCKMHDLINDLAYFVMENECFPSLRSSAATEISLRPRHLQLDANENYNQGDCSIIRTVLYCGRDLSLLSKLKLVRVLDLSGTRINKFPAAIEHLHHLRYLDISGTLIRKLPESICMLVNLQTLKLYGCREFSELPNSITYMNSLRHLIFDQCPKLKVFPAGLSRLQNLKTLTRFTVGDDANNNIRQLKFLNLGGKVQLYNLQKVKNAGNAQEANLRHKENIDTLILNWGAWDVAVCDEYCSMEIAEEVLEALKPHANVKELEVFHYPGKQFPMWMQGRQQFQYLHRIELLECRECEQLPPLEILPCLEYLRLWKMDGIKHIVNNRGGNALQSFPALKKLILYDLKNLEGWCLEEGKEANLSLFPCLIHMVITGCPKLTTLPLKILPRLEDLSISHMDGIKHIASNRRGNALQSCPALKNLRLESMWNLEGLSVEEGREANQSLFPCLISMDIRRCPKLTTTMPPIPTLQKLYVRQSFCETQISLMPRKGRFFKHLKSLRRLTIHSCTEELFLLLENEEEARAVKSSLEYLAIENCNQLSLTLVLQNLTSLRELWVHLLENLVSWPDNLGCLKSLNKLTISSCNNLIGASSQGDHGPPFLKDLHVSGCAALRELPTCPKSLQSLSIDNCPLMESLWPEVGHLTSLSRLEVSLCPKLVSLSDEMQALTSLQYLSIAYCPALKSFPEGLQQLLPTLKSLTIQGCPKLGRLCKPGGAYYDLFSTILDKRIEEQPKQLDRLPRLHGGEDYDNHLSTISDEGIGAPPEQTVQVPHVIITGAKQALKCIATKCFLLLAGF from the exons ATGTTACTCCGCTCTCAACAAAATCTCGGCTGTGACTCTAATCACCTCCCACCGGACAGAATGGCAGGACTTTTCTCCAATGCCTTTGAGATGATCACCGAGTTATTGGCACTCCATGCCCTTCAATATCTGCAACCCATTTGGAAAGGAGTTGATGAGCAGCTCCGAGAACTCCACAGGACCTTAGTGTTCATCCAGCCGACTGTTGAAGATGCAGAGGAGAGGCAGTTGACGGACAAGGCTGTTAGGGGCTGGCTTTTGGAGCTCAAAGATGCAGCCTCTGATGCTGAAGACATTCTGGACGAAGCCAAGACGCATGAACTACTCATCCAGCGCAAGGAAGAGCTTTCTGGTCATCCAAGAAGCGAGGTGCGTGAATTCTTTCGTCTTGATCATAACACACTCTTGTTTAAACTTCAGTTGGGGGACAAGCTCAGAAACGTCAATGAGAGAATAATTAGCCTCATTAAGGAGATGAACGAGTTCAACCTGAGGGTTGTTCAAAACAACAGCATATCTTGGAGGAACAGGCCTCAAACCCACTCATTTGTGCGTGAATCACGAGCTATTGGAAGAGATGAAGATAAAGACAAGTTGGTGCAGATGCTGATCCGTGATACTTCTTATGATATAGCTGTGGTTTCTATAGTCAGTATGGGTGGGATGGGTAAGACGACACTTGCTCAGTTGGTCTATGGAGATGAAAGGATCAAGAAACAGTTTAAGCTACGCATATGGGTATGT AGGGTGCTGCAACAGAGGCTGCGAAAAGAATTGGGGCAGAAGAGATATTTGCTGGTATTAGATGATGTATGGAATGAAGATTTCCAAAAGTGGGATGCTCTTAGAAACATGTTACTCGATGGAGGAGAAGGAAGCAGAATTCTTGTGACCACACGCAATGAAAAATGCTCTCGAGTGATGGGTGTTCAGAAACCTTATTTTCTGAGCCGTTTATCAGAAGAAAGCTCTTGGAATTTATTTGAACAGAAAGCATTTTCTGTAGGTGTACCAAAGCCACCAAAATTGTTGGAGATTGGTCAAGAGATTGTCAAGAAATGTCAAGGATTACCACTTGCTATTGAAGTTATGGGGTGTATCATGCACTGTAAGAGCGAAGAAAGTGAATGGCAGGCCGTGTTGGAAAATATTGAAACATGGAAGTTACAAAATACGCAAAATGAAATCATACGAGAGCTGTGGCTGAGCTATGTTGATTTGCCTACTCATTTAAAGAAATGTTTTGCCTTTTGCTCCATATTCCCAAAGGATCACAATCTTGAGGAAGAGAAGCTGATTCAATTTTGGATGGCTCATGGGTATATTCCATCTCAAAAAGGAAATGATGTGGAAGTTGAAGGGCGAGAGCTTTTCACCGAGTTAATAAGGAGATCTCTTTTACAATATCAACATACTTCTCATGCTGAAACAATTGGAAGAGTGTGTAAGATGCATGATCTCATCAATGATCTGGCATACTTTGTAATGGAGAATGAATGCTTCCCATCGTTGAGAAGCAGTGCAGCCACCGAAATCTCATTAAGGCCACGTCATTTGCAATTAGATGCCAATGAAAATTATAACCAAGGTGATTGCTCCATCATCCGCACTGTGCTATATTGTGGAAGAGACTTAAGTTTGTTGTCAAAGCTGAAGTTGGTGAGGGTGCTCGACTTGAGTGGTACACGCATTAACAAGTTTCCTGCAGCAATTGAGCATTTGCACCATCTAAGATACCTTGATATTTCTGGTACTCTAATTAGGAAACTACCGGAATCCATTTGTATGCTGGTTAATCTGCAGACATTGAAACTGTATGGTTGTCGTGAATTTTCCGAGCTTCCCAACAgcataacatacatgaacagtCTTAGACACCTTATTTTTGATCAATGCCCAAAGTTAAAGGTATTCCCTGCTGGTTTGAGTCGACTACAAAACTTGAAAACACTAACTAGATTTACTGTGGGAGATGATGCAAATAACAACATAAGACAATTAAAGTTTTTGAATTTGGGTGGTAAAGTTCAGTTGTATAACCTCCAGAAGGTGAAGAATGCTGGTAACGCTCAAGAAGCTAATTTGCGCCACAAAGAAAATATTGACACATTAATATTAAATTGGGGAGCATGGGATGTTGCAGTATGTGATGAATATTGTTCAATGGAAATTGCGGAGGAGGTGTTGGAAGCCTTGAAACCTCATGCTAATGTGAAAGAACTTGAAGTTTTTCATTATCCAGGCAAACAATTTCCAATGTGGATGCAAGGAAGGCAACAATTTCAATATCTACATCGGATCGAACTGCTGGAATGCAGAGAATGTGAGCAACTCCCTCCACTCGAGATATTACCTTGTCTGGAGTATCTCAGGCTGTGGAAAATGGATGGCATCAAACACATTGTTAACAACAGAGGAGGCAATGCACTGCAATCATTCCCTGCATTAAAGAAGTTgattttatatgatttgaagaacttAGAGGGGTGGTGTCTGGAGGAGGGTAAAGAAGCAAATCTGTCCTTGTTTCCATGCCTCATTCATATGGTTATTACAGGATGCCCCAAGTTGACAACCTTGCCACTCAAGATATTACCCCGTCTTGAGGATCTCAGTATCAGTCACATGGATGGCATCAAACACATTGCTAGCAACAGAAGAGGCAATGCACTGCAATCATGCCCTGCATTGAAGAACTTACGGTTAGAATCAATGTGGAACCTAGAGGGGTTGTCTGTGGAGGAGGGTAGAGAAGCAAATCAGTCCTTGTTTCCATGCCTCATTTCGATGGATATTAGAAGATGCCCCAAGTTGACAACAACAATGCCACCCATTCCGACTCTCCAAAAGTTATATGTGCGGCAATCATTCTGTGAGACACAAATCTCTCTCATGCCCAGGAAAGGAAGGTTTTTCAAGCATTTGAAATCTCTTCGGAGGTTGACTATACATTCCTGTACTGAGGAGTTGTTTTTGTTGctggaaaatgaagaggagGCAAGAGCCGTGAAGTCATCACTTGAGTATTTGGCTATTGAAAATTGCAATCAGCTATCCTTAACATTGGTTTTGCAGAACCTTACATCTCTAAGAGAGCTATGGGTGCATTTGCTTGAAAATCTGGTGTCATGGCCAGACAATTTGGGATGTTTGAAGTCCCTCAATAAGCTGACAATTAGTTCTTGTAATAATTTGATCGGTGCATCATCACAAGGCGACCATGGTCCACCATTTCTAAAGGATCTTCATGTTTCTGGCTGTGCTGCCCTGAGAGAATTGCCCACGTGCCCCAAATCACTCCAATCCTTGAGTATTGACAATTGTCCACTAATGGAGTCTTTGTGGCCAGAAGTGGGACACCTTACTTCACTATCCAGGTTAGAA GTGTCTCTTTGTCCCAAGCTGGTGTCTCTATCAGACGAGATGCAAGCCCTCACTTCCCTTCAGTATCTATCTATTGCATATTGCCCGGCACTGAAGTCATTCCCAGAAGGCCTCCAACAACTACTTCCTACTCTAAAATCACTAACAATCCAAGGATGCCCGAAGCTAGGGAGGTTATGCAAGCCTGGAGGAGCCTATTACGACCTTTTCTCTACCATCTTAGATAAACGAATAGAAGAACAGCCAAAACAGCTAGATAGGTTACCCAGGCTACATGGAGGAGAAGACTATGACAATCATCTGTCTACCATCTCAGATGAAGGTATAGGAGCACCGCCAGAACAGACAGTCCAAGTTCCTCATGTGATTATTACTGGTGCCAAACAAGCTCTGAAGTGCATTGCCACAAAGTGCTTCCTTCTATTAGCTGGTTTTTGA
- the LOC120269260 gene encoding uncharacterized protein LOC120269260 yields the protein MFEIPIAYKPVFLNMDLDVTDCCITDFIENSMWSMDALNSLFGPNWSSPIISHGKLVSGVNNHWLWFPDSKGTKISSNVYNFLTSNKVEAQGWCGWSNIWKLNIAPKAKHFIWLLNHVLESADHLFRSCPVSLRIWRMVELIASIKTNLVDLLTSGAWLDFSLAGNSKFVASIIASTIWHIWKCRCNFIFRQERPDFCKIANWAVLHVQDFLISPNSFKMQNYLMNSRPHPGFMGIFSAAAWNSATGIGGLGFVLIDSNANVCCAGCVNCNFTSSVDMELKALNLALSYSMEARLRVSNVYISSVELWKALHLLENEVGWRHVHSFLHLRELLQLSNHPSVEVIPHQWNRIAAALAGHSISFPHLSLFHRGLEKPKWLMELISHAGFS from the exons ATGTTTGAGATACCAATTGCCTATAAACCTGTCTTCCTTAATATGGATCTTGATGTGACTGATTGCTGTATTACTGATTTCATTGAGAACTCTATGTGGAGTATGGATGCTTTGAATTCTCTGTTTGGTCCAAACTGGAGTTCGCCTATCATTTCCCATGGGAAGCTTGTCTCTGGGGTGAACAATCATTGGCTGTGGTTTCCAGATTCAAAAGGTACCAAAATCTCttctaatgtttataattttttaactagcAACAAGGTGGAGGCCCAGGGTTGGTGTGGTTGGTCTAATATTTGGAAATTAAACATTGCACCTAAAGCCAAACATTTCATCTGGCTTTTGAACCATG TTCTGGAATCTGCTGATCACTTGTTTAGATCTTGTCCTGTCAGTTTAAGAATATGGAGAATGGTGGAACTCATTGCTAGCATCAAAACTAATCTGGTGGATCTTCTCACCAGTGGGGCTTGGTTAGATTTCTCTCTTGCTGGTAACTCCAAATTTGTGGCCTCAATCATTGCCTCTACTATTTGGCATATTTGGAAATGTCGTTGTAACTTCATTTTTAGACAGGAAAGGCCTGACTTTTGCAAAATTGCTAATTGGGCTGTGCTTCATGTGCAAGATTTCTTGATCTCCCCTAATAGTTTCAAAATGCAGAATTATCTCATGAACAGTCGGCCTCATCCTGGTTTCATGGGAATTTTCTCTGCAGCCGCATGGAATTCAGCTACAGGTATTGGGGGTCTTGGATTTGTCTTGATTGATTCTAATGCCAATGTCTGTTGTGCAGGGTGTGTTAATTGCAACTTCACCAGTTCTGTTGATATGGAATTAAAGGCTTTAAACCTGGCTTTATCTTATTCTATGGAGGCAAGGTTGCGCGTTTCAAATGTTTACATCAGTTCGGTTGAGTTATGGAAAGCTTTGCATCTCTTGGAGAATGAAGTTGGTTGGCGACATGTACATTCGTTTCTTCATCTGCGCGAACTTCTGCAACTTTCAAATCATCCCAGTGTTGAAGTCATCCCTCACCAATGGAATCGCATCGCGGCTGCTTTGGCTGGGCACAGCATCAGTTTTCCCCATTTGTCTCTGTTTCACAGAGGTTTGGAGAAACCCAAATGGCTCATGGAGTTGATTTCTCATGCTGGCTTCTCTTAG